Proteins encoded in a region of the Saccharothrix ecbatanensis genome:
- a CDS encoding carbohydrate ABC transporter permease codes for MTGVGVKQNARWGYYVTGTALAILFLFPLVWSAFASVRTDTGFGLENYDRLFNSANGVEFRHVLNSVIVSALTVGGTLFIATLGGYAFGRFKFPGRDVLFLLTLAILMVPYATILIALYVLLGRLGLEDSLIGLSLVLITFQLPFSVFMMRNSFEAVPVELEESAKVDGCTSVGTLVRIMLPAVRPGLVTVGLFAFLTSWSEFFAPLILLNSTDKFTTTLAVVNLRTASHGSIDYAALEAGVVFMAVPCLVLFAAMQRSYVRGFTSGAVKG; via the coding sequence GTGACCGGCGTCGGAGTGAAGCAGAACGCCCGGTGGGGCTACTACGTCACCGGCACGGCGCTGGCGATCCTGTTCCTGTTCCCGTTGGTGTGGAGCGCTTTCGCGTCGGTGCGCACGGACACCGGGTTCGGGTTGGAGAACTACGACCGGCTGTTCAACTCCGCCAACGGCGTCGAGTTCCGGCACGTGCTCAACAGCGTGATCGTCAGCGCGCTCACCGTCGGCGGCACGCTGTTCATCGCCACGCTCGGTGGCTACGCGTTCGGCCGGTTCAAGTTCCCCGGCCGTGACGTGCTCTTCCTGCTCACGCTGGCGATCCTGATGGTGCCGTACGCGACGATCCTGATCGCCCTGTACGTGCTGCTCGGCCGGCTGGGGCTGGAGGACTCGCTGATCGGGCTGAGCCTGGTGCTCATCACGTTCCAGCTGCCGTTCTCGGTGTTCATGATGCGCAACTCGTTCGAGGCCGTGCCGGTGGAGCTGGAGGAGTCGGCCAAGGTCGACGGCTGCACCAGCGTCGGCACGCTCGTCCGGATCATGCTGCCCGCGGTGCGGCCCGGCCTGGTCACCGTGGGCCTGTTCGCGTTCCTGACCTCGTGGAGCGAGTTCTTCGCCCCGCTGATCCTGCTCAACTCGACCGACAAGTTCACCACCACGCTGGCCGTGGTCAACCTGCGCACCGCGAGCCACGGGTCGATCGACTACGCCGCGCTGGAGGCGGGCGTGGTGTTCATGGCAGTGCCCTGCCTCGTGCTCTTCGCCGCCATGCAACGCAGCTATGTCCGAGGGTTCACCTCCGGCGCAGTCAAGGGCTGA